In Triticum aestivum cultivar Chinese Spring chromosome 5B, IWGSC CS RefSeq v2.1, whole genome shotgun sequence, the following proteins share a genomic window:
- the LOC123111774 gene encoding ABC transporter A family member 7 isoform X3: MIRTRERKVCPHRSPAGAGVLHPDGYITGKRNLKTNIGITIFPILICVLLLVLQNIINNELDKPKYNCGCACVDTDMYGTCKKRECGVQYSTLEQVWSCAIPSPPRWPALIQVPQPQFRAVRTVSQPFDDLPDPSCRDSLSCPATVLITGKDRGFAESIAGGLFPVFAPTLNVTDYLDALSRIVVGSDTIPWYTQLIEPAFSSSDTLYLLQPQCVPYLSQTISYNARGIPLQLNIQCVEGVLLWRESTSVINDELLKGYTQRGGKTNEFIAGYDFLSSTEYGLGINVWYNSTYSGKTAFSFIAALRVPRLVNAVSNAYLKYIRGPGVEVLLEYVKDMPKVGTSYRFDLSSLISPLFFTWIVELLFPVMLTYLVYEKQQKLKIMMKMQGLKDGPYWMISYGYFFVLSVVYMTFFVFFGSLIGLNFFRVNNYGIQIVFFFVYINLQIAFAFFVASFFSSVKIATVIGYIYVFGSGLLGAFLFRFFIEDINFSRGWILVMEIVPGFSLYRGLYELGQYAFSGNAMGATGMMWENLKDPINGMRDILIVMTVEWALMLVLAFYLDQVSSIGGSVGNPLLFFRCLQKKHAPPLQSSFAQQNHKVAVDMEKADVAQERQVVEQLLMDCNANQAIICDNLRKVYPGKDGNPDKLAVRGLSLALPKGQCFGMLGPNGAGKTSFISMMVGLTKPTSGTAYAHGMDIRMDMDGIYTNMGVCPQHDLLWETLTGKEHLFFYARLKNLQGAALVKAVNDSLKSVNLFHGGVGDKQVGTYSGGMKRRLSVAISLIGDPKVVYMDEPSTGLDPASRNNLWNIVKEAKRNRAIVLTTHSMEEAEVLCDRLGIFVDGEFQCLGNPKELKARYGGAYIFTVTTPPEQESKIEQLVHRLSPSANKIYNLSGTQKFELPKQEVRIADVFHAVERAKSRLSIHAWGLVDTTLEDVFIKVAKGAPVFNDVA, encoded by the exons ATGATCAGAACCAGAGAAAGAAAAGTTTGCCCACACAGAAGTCCGGCCGGCGCGGGAGTCCTTCATCCCGACGGCTATATAACCGGG AAACGGAACCTCAAGACAAACATTGGCATCACCATCTTCCCGATCCTCATCTGCGTTCTGCTTCTCGTGCTCCAGAACATCATCAACAATGAGCTCGACAAGCCCAAGTACAACTGCGGTTGCGCCTGCGTCGACACCGACATGTACGGGACCTGCAAGAAGAGGGAGTGCGGCGTCCAGTACTCGACACTGGAGCAGGTCTGGAGCTGCGCAATTCCCAGCCCGCCGCGGTGGCCAGCACTGATTCAGGTTCCCCAGCCTCAGTTCCGGGCTGTCAGAACTGTCTCCCAGCCATTTGATGATTTGCCCGATCCCTCATGCCGTGACTCTTTGTCTTGCCCCGCCACTGTCCTCATCACTGGAAAGGACCGAGGGTTTGCTGAAA GTATTGCAGGAGGTCTGTTTCCTGTTTTCGCTCCCACTCTTAATGTGACAGATTATCTTGATGCTCTCTCCAGGATAGTTGTT GGTTCAGACACCATTCCATGGTATACACAATTGATAGAGCCCGCATTTTCTTCTTCGGATACTTTGTATCTGCTCCAGCCTCAGTGTGTGCCCTATTTGTCGCAGACCATTTCATATAACGCCAGGGGCATACCGCTCCAGCTAA ATATACAGTGTGTTGAAGGTGTGTTGTTGTGGCGTGAGAGTACATCAGTTATCAATGATGAATTATTAAAGGGTTATACACAAAGAGGAGGAAAAACAAACGAGTTTATTGCAG GTTATGACTTCTTGAGCTCAACGGAGTATGGCCTCGGTATAAATGTTTGGTACAACTCTACTTATAGCGGTAAAACCGCATTTTCATTTATCGCAGCATTACGAGTTCCACGCTTGGTGAATGCC GTATCCAACGCATATCTCAAATATATCCGAGGACCTGGGGTGGAAGTGCTATTGGAATATGTAAAAGATATGCCCAAAGTTGGAACAAGTTATAGGTTCGACCTCTCTTCTCTTATCAGTCCGCTATTCTTCACATGGATCGTTGAACTGCTTTTCCCA GTTATGTTGACGTATCTGGTGTATGAGAAGCAACAAAagttgaaaattatgatgaagatgCAAGGTCTGAAGGACGGACCTTACTGGATGATATCTTATGGTTATTTCTTCGTTCTATCGGTTGTGTATATGacattttttgtgttttttggatCCTTGATAG GTCTCAATTTCTTCAGGGTCAATAACTATGGCATACAGATTGTTTTTTTCTTTGTCTATATAAATTTACAGATTGCTTTTGCCTTTTTTGTGGCATCTTTCTTTTCATCTGTCAAGATAGCCACAG TGATTGGTTACATCTATGTATTTGGCTCTGGCTTACTAGGGGCCTTTCTTTTCCGCTTTTTTATTGAGGACATAAATTTTTCCC GTGGTTGGATATTAGTTATGGAGATTGTCCCAGGATTTTCGCTCTATCGAGGACTGTATGAGCTTGGTCAATATGCATTCTCTGGGAATGCTATGGGAGCCACTGGCATGATGTGGGAAAATTTGAAAGACCCAATCAATGGAATGCGTGATATCTTGATCGTAATGACTGTAGAATGGGCATTAATGCTTGTGTTAGCATTCTATTTGGATCAAGTCTCTTCAATAGGTGGCAGTGTCGGAAACCCCTTACTCTTCTTTAGATGTCTGCAGAAGAAACATGCACCACCATTACAAAGTAGCTTTGCGCAGCAGAATCATAAAGTAGCCGTTGATATGGAGAAAGCAGATGTTGCTCAAGAA CGACAAGTAGTTGAGCAATTATTGATGGATTGCAATGCAAACCAAGCTATCATCTGTGACAATCTGAGGAAGGTTTATCCTGGAAAGGACGGAAACCCAGACAAGCTGGCTGTTCGAGGATTATCTTTGGCCCTACCAAAAGGCCAATGCTTCGGAATGCTTGGCCCAAATGGAGCTGGGAAAACATCATTCATTAGTATG ATGGTTGGACTTACTAAACCTACATCTGGTACTGCTTATGCACATGGAATGGATATAAGGATGGATATGGATGGCATATATACAAATATGGGCGTGTGCCCACAGCATGA CTTACTTTGGGAAACATTGACGGGAAAAGAGCATCTATtcttctatgctaggttgaagaaTCTTCAAGGTGCTGCATTAGTGAAG GCTGTTAATGATTCTCTGAAAAGTGTAAATCTGTTTCATGGTGGTGTTGGTGATAAGCAAGTGGGAACGTACAGCGGAGGCATGAAAAGAAGGCTCAGTGTGGCAATATCATTAATCGGAGACCCCAAA GTTGTCTACATGGATGAGCCAAGTACAGGACTAGATCCGGCATCAAGAAATAACCTGTGGAACATTGTGAAGGAGGCTAAGAGAAACCGTGCAATTGTTCTTACTA CACACTCAATGGAGGAGGCAGAAGTACTTTGTGACCGACTTGGCATATTCGTCGATGGCGAGTTCCAATGCCTCGGAAACCCTAAAGAG CTGAAGGCAAGATACGGGGGTGCATACATATTTACAGTGACAACACCACCAGAACAAGAGTCGAAGATTGAACAGCTAGTCCATCGCCTGTCACCAAGTGCAAACAAGATCTACAATCTTTCTGGCACTCAAAAGTTTGAGCTGCCAAAGCAGGAGGTGAGAATAGCCGATGTCTTTCATGCAGTCGAGAGGGCGAAAAGCAGGCTCAGCATACATGCTTGGGGTCTCGTTGACACTACCTTGGAGGATGTCTTCATCAAGGTTGCCAAGGGAGCACCGGTGTTCAATGATGTTGCATAG
- the LOC123111774 gene encoding ABC transporter A family member 7 isoform X1, whose amino-acid sequence MIRTRERKVCPHRSPAGAGVLHPDGYITGKRNLKTNIGITIFPILICVLLLVLQNIINNELDKPKYNCGCACVDTDMYGTCKKRECGVQYSTLEQVWSCAIPSPPRWPALIQVPQPQFRAVRTVSQPFDDLPDPSCRDSLSCPATVLITGKDRGFAESIAGGLFPVFAPTLNVTDYLDALSRIVVGSDTIPWYTQLIEPAFSSSDTLYLLQPQCVPYLSQTISYNARGIPLQLNIQCVEGVLLWRESTSVINDELLKGYTQRGGKTNEFIAGYDFLSSTEYGLGINVWYNSTYSGKTAFSFIAALRVPRLVNAVSNAYLKYIRGPGVEVLLEYVKDMPKVGTSYRFDLSSLISPLFFTWIVELLFPVMLTYLVYEKQQKLKIMMKMQGLKDGPYWMISYGYFFVLSVVYMTFFVFFGSLIGLNFFRVNNYGIQIVFFFVYINLQIAFAFFVASFFSSVKIATVIGYIYVFGSGLLGAFLFRFFIEDINFSRGWILVMEIVPGFSLYRGLYELGQYAFSGNAMGATGMMWENLKDPINGMRDILIVMTVEWALMLVLAFYLDQVSSIGGSVGNPLLFFRCLQKKHAPPLQSSFAQQNHKVAVDMEKADVAQERQVVEQLLMDCNANQAIICDNLRKVYPGKDGNPDKLAVRGLSLALPKGQCFGMLGPNGAGKTSFISMMVGLTKPTSGTAYAHGMDIRMDMDGIYTNMGVCPQHEYLLQLIAHLAISFLSHITLSYHGNWSCLKCSLLWETLTGKEHLFFYARLKNLQGAALVKAVNDSLKSVNLFHGGVGDKQVGTYSGGMKRRLSVAISLIGDPKVVYMDEPSTGLDPASRNNLWNIVKEAKRNRAIVLTTHSMEEAEVLCDRLGIFVDGEFQCLGNPKELKARYGGAYIFTVTTPPEQESKIEQLVHRLSPSANKIYNLSGTQKFELPKQEVRIADVFHAVERAKSRLSIHAWGLVDTTLEDVFIKVAKGAPVFNDVA is encoded by the exons ATGATCAGAACCAGAGAAAGAAAAGTTTGCCCACACAGAAGTCCGGCCGGCGCGGGAGTCCTTCATCCCGACGGCTATATAACCGGG AAACGGAACCTCAAGACAAACATTGGCATCACCATCTTCCCGATCCTCATCTGCGTTCTGCTTCTCGTGCTCCAGAACATCATCAACAATGAGCTCGACAAGCCCAAGTACAACTGCGGTTGCGCCTGCGTCGACACCGACATGTACGGGACCTGCAAGAAGAGGGAGTGCGGCGTCCAGTACTCGACACTGGAGCAGGTCTGGAGCTGCGCAATTCCCAGCCCGCCGCGGTGGCCAGCACTGATTCAGGTTCCCCAGCCTCAGTTCCGGGCTGTCAGAACTGTCTCCCAGCCATTTGATGATTTGCCCGATCCCTCATGCCGTGACTCTTTGTCTTGCCCCGCCACTGTCCTCATCACTGGAAAGGACCGAGGGTTTGCTGAAA GTATTGCAGGAGGTCTGTTTCCTGTTTTCGCTCCCACTCTTAATGTGACAGATTATCTTGATGCTCTCTCCAGGATAGTTGTT GGTTCAGACACCATTCCATGGTATACACAATTGATAGAGCCCGCATTTTCTTCTTCGGATACTTTGTATCTGCTCCAGCCTCAGTGTGTGCCCTATTTGTCGCAGACCATTTCATATAACGCCAGGGGCATACCGCTCCAGCTAA ATATACAGTGTGTTGAAGGTGTGTTGTTGTGGCGTGAGAGTACATCAGTTATCAATGATGAATTATTAAAGGGTTATACACAAAGAGGAGGAAAAACAAACGAGTTTATTGCAG GTTATGACTTCTTGAGCTCAACGGAGTATGGCCTCGGTATAAATGTTTGGTACAACTCTACTTATAGCGGTAAAACCGCATTTTCATTTATCGCAGCATTACGAGTTCCACGCTTGGTGAATGCC GTATCCAACGCATATCTCAAATATATCCGAGGACCTGGGGTGGAAGTGCTATTGGAATATGTAAAAGATATGCCCAAAGTTGGAACAAGTTATAGGTTCGACCTCTCTTCTCTTATCAGTCCGCTATTCTTCACATGGATCGTTGAACTGCTTTTCCCA GTTATGTTGACGTATCTGGTGTATGAGAAGCAACAAAagttgaaaattatgatgaagatgCAAGGTCTGAAGGACGGACCTTACTGGATGATATCTTATGGTTATTTCTTCGTTCTATCGGTTGTGTATATGacattttttgtgttttttggatCCTTGATAG GTCTCAATTTCTTCAGGGTCAATAACTATGGCATACAGATTGTTTTTTTCTTTGTCTATATAAATTTACAGATTGCTTTTGCCTTTTTTGTGGCATCTTTCTTTTCATCTGTCAAGATAGCCACAG TGATTGGTTACATCTATGTATTTGGCTCTGGCTTACTAGGGGCCTTTCTTTTCCGCTTTTTTATTGAGGACATAAATTTTTCCC GTGGTTGGATATTAGTTATGGAGATTGTCCCAGGATTTTCGCTCTATCGAGGACTGTATGAGCTTGGTCAATATGCATTCTCTGGGAATGCTATGGGAGCCACTGGCATGATGTGGGAAAATTTGAAAGACCCAATCAATGGAATGCGTGATATCTTGATCGTAATGACTGTAGAATGGGCATTAATGCTTGTGTTAGCATTCTATTTGGATCAAGTCTCTTCAATAGGTGGCAGTGTCGGAAACCCCTTACTCTTCTTTAGATGTCTGCAGAAGAAACATGCACCACCATTACAAAGTAGCTTTGCGCAGCAGAATCATAAAGTAGCCGTTGATATGGAGAAAGCAGATGTTGCTCAAGAA CGACAAGTAGTTGAGCAATTATTGATGGATTGCAATGCAAACCAAGCTATCATCTGTGACAATCTGAGGAAGGTTTATCCTGGAAAGGACGGAAACCCAGACAAGCTGGCTGTTCGAGGATTATCTTTGGCCCTACCAAAAGGCCAATGCTTCGGAATGCTTGGCCCAAATGGAGCTGGGAAAACATCATTCATTAGTATG ATGGTTGGACTTACTAAACCTACATCTGGTACTGCTTATGCACATGGAATGGATATAAGGATGGATATGGATGGCATATATACAAATATGGGCGTGTGCCCACAGCATGAGTATTTACTGCAACTTATAGCTCATCTGGCCATTAGCTTTCTTTCCCACATCACACTGTCTTATCATGGTAACTGGTCTTGTCTGAAATGCAGCTTACTTTGGGAAACATTGACGGGAAAAGAGCATCTATtcttctatgctaggttgaagaaTCTTCAAGGTGCTGCATTAGTGAAG GCTGTTAATGATTCTCTGAAAAGTGTAAATCTGTTTCATGGTGGTGTTGGTGATAAGCAAGTGGGAACGTACAGCGGAGGCATGAAAAGAAGGCTCAGTGTGGCAATATCATTAATCGGAGACCCCAAA GTTGTCTACATGGATGAGCCAAGTACAGGACTAGATCCGGCATCAAGAAATAACCTGTGGAACATTGTGAAGGAGGCTAAGAGAAACCGTGCAATTGTTCTTACTA CACACTCAATGGAGGAGGCAGAAGTACTTTGTGACCGACTTGGCATATTCGTCGATGGCGAGTTCCAATGCCTCGGAAACCCTAAAGAG CTGAAGGCAAGATACGGGGGTGCATACATATTTACAGTGACAACACCACCAGAACAAGAGTCGAAGATTGAACAGCTAGTCCATCGCCTGTCACCAAGTGCAAACAAGATCTACAATCTTTCTGGCACTCAAAAGTTTGAGCTGCCAAAGCAGGAGGTGAGAATAGCCGATGTCTTTCATGCAGTCGAGAGGGCGAAAAGCAGGCTCAGCATACATGCTTGGGGTCTCGTTGACACTACCTTGGAGGATGTCTTCATCAAGGTTGCCAAGGGAGCACCGGTGTTCAATGATGTTGCATAG
- the LOC123111774 gene encoding ABC transporter A family member 7 isoform X2 has translation MDSRRRPAGFLTQANALLRKNLCLQKRNLKTNIGITIFPILICVLLLVLQNIINNELDKPKYNCGCACVDTDMYGTCKKRECGVQYSTLEQVWSCAIPSPPRWPALIQVPQPQFRAVRTVSQPFDDLPDPSCRDSLSCPATVLITGKDRGFAESIAGGLFPVFAPTLNVTDYLDALSRIVVGSDTIPWYTQLIEPAFSSSDTLYLLQPQCVPYLSQTISYNARGIPLQLNIQCVEGVLLWRESTSVINDELLKGYTQRGGKTNEFIAGYDFLSSTEYGLGINVWYNSTYSGKTAFSFIAALRVPRLVNAVSNAYLKYIRGPGVEVLLEYVKDMPKVGTSYRFDLSSLISPLFFTWIVELLFPVMLTYLVYEKQQKLKIMMKMQGLKDGPYWMISYGYFFVLSVVYMTFFVFFGSLIGLNFFRVNNYGIQIVFFFVYINLQIAFAFFVASFFSSVKIATVIGYIYVFGSGLLGAFLFRFFIEDINFSRGWILVMEIVPGFSLYRGLYELGQYAFSGNAMGATGMMWENLKDPINGMRDILIVMTVEWALMLVLAFYLDQVSSIGGSVGNPLLFFRCLQKKHAPPLQSSFAQQNHKVAVDMEKADVAQERQVVEQLLMDCNANQAIICDNLRKVYPGKDGNPDKLAVRGLSLALPKGQCFGMLGPNGAGKTSFISMMVGLTKPTSGTAYAHGMDIRMDMDGIYTNMGVCPQHEYLLQLIAHLAISFLSHITLSYHGNWSCLKCSLLWETLTGKEHLFFYARLKNLQGAALVKAVNDSLKSVNLFHGGVGDKQVGTYSGGMKRRLSVAISLIGDPKVVYMDEPSTGLDPASRNNLWNIVKEAKRNRAIVLTTHSMEEAEVLCDRLGIFVDGEFQCLGNPKELKARYGGAYIFTVTTPPEQESKIEQLVHRLSPSANKIYNLSGTQKFELPKQEVRIADVFHAVERAKSRLSIHAWGLVDTTLEDVFIKVAKGAPVFNDVA, from the exons ATGGATTCCCGGAGGCGCCCCGCGGGTTTCCTCACGCAGGCCAACGCGCTCCTCCGCAAGAACCTCTGCCTCCAG AAACGGAACCTCAAGACAAACATTGGCATCACCATCTTCCCGATCCTCATCTGCGTTCTGCTTCTCGTGCTCCAGAACATCATCAACAATGAGCTCGACAAGCCCAAGTACAACTGCGGTTGCGCCTGCGTCGACACCGACATGTACGGGACCTGCAAGAAGAGGGAGTGCGGCGTCCAGTACTCGACACTGGAGCAGGTCTGGAGCTGCGCAATTCCCAGCCCGCCGCGGTGGCCAGCACTGATTCAGGTTCCCCAGCCTCAGTTCCGGGCTGTCAGAACTGTCTCCCAGCCATTTGATGATTTGCCCGATCCCTCATGCCGTGACTCTTTGTCTTGCCCCGCCACTGTCCTCATCACTGGAAAGGACCGAGGGTTTGCTGAAA GTATTGCAGGAGGTCTGTTTCCTGTTTTCGCTCCCACTCTTAATGTGACAGATTATCTTGATGCTCTCTCCAGGATAGTTGTT GGTTCAGACACCATTCCATGGTATACACAATTGATAGAGCCCGCATTTTCTTCTTCGGATACTTTGTATCTGCTCCAGCCTCAGTGTGTGCCCTATTTGTCGCAGACCATTTCATATAACGCCAGGGGCATACCGCTCCAGCTAA ATATACAGTGTGTTGAAGGTGTGTTGTTGTGGCGTGAGAGTACATCAGTTATCAATGATGAATTATTAAAGGGTTATACACAAAGAGGAGGAAAAACAAACGAGTTTATTGCAG GTTATGACTTCTTGAGCTCAACGGAGTATGGCCTCGGTATAAATGTTTGGTACAACTCTACTTATAGCGGTAAAACCGCATTTTCATTTATCGCAGCATTACGAGTTCCACGCTTGGTGAATGCC GTATCCAACGCATATCTCAAATATATCCGAGGACCTGGGGTGGAAGTGCTATTGGAATATGTAAAAGATATGCCCAAAGTTGGAACAAGTTATAGGTTCGACCTCTCTTCTCTTATCAGTCCGCTATTCTTCACATGGATCGTTGAACTGCTTTTCCCA GTTATGTTGACGTATCTGGTGTATGAGAAGCAACAAAagttgaaaattatgatgaagatgCAAGGTCTGAAGGACGGACCTTACTGGATGATATCTTATGGTTATTTCTTCGTTCTATCGGTTGTGTATATGacattttttgtgttttttggatCCTTGATAG GTCTCAATTTCTTCAGGGTCAATAACTATGGCATACAGATTGTTTTTTTCTTTGTCTATATAAATTTACAGATTGCTTTTGCCTTTTTTGTGGCATCTTTCTTTTCATCTGTCAAGATAGCCACAG TGATTGGTTACATCTATGTATTTGGCTCTGGCTTACTAGGGGCCTTTCTTTTCCGCTTTTTTATTGAGGACATAAATTTTTCCC GTGGTTGGATATTAGTTATGGAGATTGTCCCAGGATTTTCGCTCTATCGAGGACTGTATGAGCTTGGTCAATATGCATTCTCTGGGAATGCTATGGGAGCCACTGGCATGATGTGGGAAAATTTGAAAGACCCAATCAATGGAATGCGTGATATCTTGATCGTAATGACTGTAGAATGGGCATTAATGCTTGTGTTAGCATTCTATTTGGATCAAGTCTCTTCAATAGGTGGCAGTGTCGGAAACCCCTTACTCTTCTTTAGATGTCTGCAGAAGAAACATGCACCACCATTACAAAGTAGCTTTGCGCAGCAGAATCATAAAGTAGCCGTTGATATGGAGAAAGCAGATGTTGCTCAAGAA CGACAAGTAGTTGAGCAATTATTGATGGATTGCAATGCAAACCAAGCTATCATCTGTGACAATCTGAGGAAGGTTTATCCTGGAAAGGACGGAAACCCAGACAAGCTGGCTGTTCGAGGATTATCTTTGGCCCTACCAAAAGGCCAATGCTTCGGAATGCTTGGCCCAAATGGAGCTGGGAAAACATCATTCATTAGTATG ATGGTTGGACTTACTAAACCTACATCTGGTACTGCTTATGCACATGGAATGGATATAAGGATGGATATGGATGGCATATATACAAATATGGGCGTGTGCCCACAGCATGAGTATTTACTGCAACTTATAGCTCATCTGGCCATTAGCTTTCTTTCCCACATCACACTGTCTTATCATGGTAACTGGTCTTGTCTGAAATGCAGCTTACTTTGGGAAACATTGACGGGAAAAGAGCATCTATtcttctatgctaggttgaagaaTCTTCAAGGTGCTGCATTAGTGAAG GCTGTTAATGATTCTCTGAAAAGTGTAAATCTGTTTCATGGTGGTGTTGGTGATAAGCAAGTGGGAACGTACAGCGGAGGCATGAAAAGAAGGCTCAGTGTGGCAATATCATTAATCGGAGACCCCAAA GTTGTCTACATGGATGAGCCAAGTACAGGACTAGATCCGGCATCAAGAAATAACCTGTGGAACATTGTGAAGGAGGCTAAGAGAAACCGTGCAATTGTTCTTACTA CACACTCAATGGAGGAGGCAGAAGTACTTTGTGACCGACTTGGCATATTCGTCGATGGCGAGTTCCAATGCCTCGGAAACCCTAAAGAG CTGAAGGCAAGATACGGGGGTGCATACATATTTACAGTGACAACACCACCAGAACAAGAGTCGAAGATTGAACAGCTAGTCCATCGCCTGTCACCAAGTGCAAACAAGATCTACAATCTTTCTGGCACTCAAAAGTTTGAGCTGCCAAAGCAGGAGGTGAGAATAGCCGATGTCTTTCATGCAGTCGAGAGGGCGAAAAGCAGGCTCAGCATACATGCTTGGGGTCTCGTTGACACTACCTTGGAGGATGTCTTCATCAAGGTTGCCAAGGGAGCACCGGTGTTCAATGATGTTGCATAG